A genomic window from Sparus aurata chromosome 14, fSpaAur1.1, whole genome shotgun sequence includes:
- the coa6 gene encoding cytochrome c oxidase assembly factor 6 homolog isoform X2, with the protein MSAPNSAARKACWEARDKLWQCLDDNGDKAESCQKFQSEFEANCPAQWVKYFTKRRGFLKYKEKMATEGFTPAEGPNQPS; encoded by the exons ATGTCGGCTCCAAACTCTGCAGCAAGGAAAGCCTGCTGGGAGGCCAGAGACAAACTGTGGCAGTGTCTGGATGACAATGGTGACAAAGCTGAATCCTGCCAGAAGTTCCAGAGCGAGTTTGAGGCAAATTGCCCAGCGCAATGG GTGAAGTATTTCACCAAGAGGAGAGGCTTCCTTAAATACAAAGAGAAGATGGCGACAGAAGGCTTCACACCAGCTGAAGGCCCCAATCAGCCCTCTTAA
- the coa6 gene encoding cytochrome c oxidase assembly factor 6 homolog isoform X1 translates to MDCCWAPWQPRGPFSITVAEGGRKRQGCSKGQAGMSAPNSAARKACWEARDKLWQCLDDNGDKAESCQKFQSEFEANCPAQWVKYFTKRRGFLKYKEKMATEGFTPAEGPNQPS, encoded by the exons ATGGATTGCTGCTGGGCGCCATGGCAACCAAGGGGGCCATTCTCCATCACCGTGGccgagggagggagaaaaagacagGG ttgCTCCAAGGGTCAAGCAGGGATGTCGGCTCCAAACTCTGCAGCAAGGAAAGCCTGCTGGGAGGCCAGAGACAAACTGTGGCAGTGTCTGGATGACAATGGTGACAAAGCTGAATCCTGCCAGAAGTTCCAGAGCGAGTTTGAGGCAAATTGCCCAGCGCAATGG GTGAAGTATTTCACCAAGAGGAGAGGCTTCCTTAAATACAAAGAGAAGATGGCGACAGAAGGCTTCACACCAGCTGAAGGCCCCAATCAGCCCTCTTAA